One Burkholderia vietnamiensis LMG 10929 genomic window carries:
- a CDS encoding Ldh family oxidoreductase: MSEPRADVVLALDDVHALALRVLMHHGMSLAHAHAIADVITQGQRDECHSHGVYRLLVCVRTLKKGKVDPRAVPTLRRLSSSIVALDAHRGFSLLSFKTGLPVLVGMAKQHGIAAMAINNCYHFSALWPEVEAIAAEGLAGIAMNPSHSWVAPEGGREPVFGTNPIAFAWPRPGGLPFVFDFATSAIARGDIELHAKRGDAIPPHWAIDADGRPTTDPHAALRGAMRTFGGHKGSALAAMVELLGGALIGDLTSQESLAFDGGVGATPCHGELVVAFDPKVFLGDDLDAGLARGERLFDAITAQGARLPSQRRFDARARSIAHGVRIPRALYDEILALVE; the protein is encoded by the coding sequence ATGTCTGAGCCGCGCGCCGACGTCGTGCTGGCGCTCGACGACGTCCATGCACTCGCGCTGCGGGTGCTGATGCACCACGGGATGTCGCTTGCACACGCGCATGCGATCGCCGACGTCATCACGCAGGGCCAGCGCGACGAGTGCCACTCGCACGGCGTGTATCGGCTGCTCGTGTGCGTGCGCACGCTGAAGAAAGGCAAGGTCGATCCACGCGCCGTGCCGACGCTGCGACGCCTGTCGTCGTCGATCGTCGCGCTCGACGCGCATCGCGGCTTCTCGCTGCTGAGCTTCAAGACGGGGCTGCCGGTGCTCGTCGGGATGGCGAAGCAACACGGCATCGCGGCGATGGCGATCAACAACTGCTACCACTTCTCGGCGCTGTGGCCCGAAGTCGAAGCGATCGCCGCCGAGGGGCTGGCCGGCATCGCGATGAACCCGAGCCACAGCTGGGTCGCGCCGGAAGGCGGCCGCGAACCGGTGTTCGGCACGAATCCGATCGCGTTCGCTTGGCCGCGCCCGGGCGGACTGCCGTTCGTGTTCGACTTCGCGACCAGCGCGATCGCGCGCGGCGACATCGAGCTGCACGCGAAACGGGGCGACGCGATCCCGCCGCACTGGGCGATCGACGCCGACGGCCGGCCGACCACCGATCCGCACGCCGCCCTGCGGGGCGCAATGCGCACGTTCGGCGGGCACAAGGGCTCGGCGCTCGCGGCGATGGTCGAGCTGCTCGGCGGCGCGCTGATCGGCGACCTGACGAGTCAGGAGTCGCTGGCGTTCGACGGCGGCGTCGGCGCCACGCCGTGCCACGGCGAGCTCGTGGTCGCGTTCGACCCGAAGGTGTTCCTCGGCGACGACCTCGACGCGGGTCTCGCGCGCGGCGAACGGCTGTTCGACGCGATCACCGCGCAAGGGGCGCGACTGCCGTCGCAGCGGCGCTTCGACGCCCGTGCGCGCAGCATCGCGCACGGCGTGCGGATTCCGCGGGCGCTGTACGACGAGATTCTCGCGCTGGTCGAGTGA